The Brenneria rubrifaciens genome has a window encoding:
- a CDS encoding PTS transporter subunit EIIC: MKNAVNALQNFGKSLYGPVLILPIVGLFIAFGNVFGNGNLAGYIPLLNHPLIQDFGQLISKSAVAILANLALVFAVGIPIGLAKRDKGYAALIGLVTFIIFINAMNITLQLQGKLVPAAEMRAAGQGMALGVQVLEMGVFAGILIGAIAGYLYNRYAGKQFDGVMAIYSGHGLVAILVIPLAIALGFTMSAIWPFAQQGISHLAFAIKGAGAFGVAIYGFLERILIPTGLHHLVYTPFLYTELGGTADVCGKVYQGARNIYFAEMACQSVRQLSPTVAWDARGISKMFGLTAAAAAMYVTAKPEKRLAAKAILIPAAFTSFLLGVTEPLEFSFLFVAPLLFVVHAVLTGLGMMLFSVLGVHAIGANGIIDFLLYNLPLGIEKSNWPMYIAVGLILSVIYFFVFRFLILYFDMPTPGRESDEGETRLYSKTEYQAKAQQQLKDDARLVGLTIIAGLGGKPNIDVLDSCYTRLRVTVLDPTIVDDQQLKTTGAKAVIRQGNHVQVVYGLHVKTLREAVENAL, from the coding sequence ATGAAAAACGCGGTCAATGCCTTGCAGAACTTTGGTAAATCCTTGTATGGCCCAGTGTTGATATTACCGATCGTCGGGCTGTTTATCGCCTTTGGCAACGTGTTCGGTAACGGCAATCTGGCCGGTTATATTCCCCTGCTCAACCACCCGCTAATTCAGGATTTTGGTCAACTGATTTCCAAATCCGCCGTCGCTATTCTGGCGAATCTGGCGCTGGTCTTTGCTGTCGGCATTCCCATCGGACTGGCAAAACGCGATAAGGGATATGCGGCCCTTATCGGACTGGTGACGTTCATCATCTTCATCAACGCGATGAACATTACGCTCCAGCTCCAGGGAAAGCTAGTGCCTGCGGCGGAGATGCGCGCTGCCGGACAAGGTATGGCGCTCGGCGTTCAGGTACTGGAGATGGGCGTTTTCGCCGGTATTCTGATCGGGGCCATTGCCGGTTATTTGTATAACCGCTACGCCGGTAAACAGTTCGACGGCGTCATGGCTATCTATTCCGGCCACGGCCTCGTCGCCATTCTGGTCATTCCGCTGGCTATCGCCCTGGGTTTTACGATGAGCGCCATCTGGCCGTTCGCCCAGCAGGGGATTAGCCATCTGGCCTTCGCCATCAAAGGTGCCGGCGCCTTCGGCGTCGCCATCTATGGCTTTCTCGAACGTATCCTGATCCCAACCGGTTTGCATCATCTGGTTTACACCCCGTTCCTGTATACCGAATTGGGGGGAACTGCCGATGTGTGCGGCAAGGTGTATCAGGGCGCGCGTAACATCTACTTTGCTGAAATGGCTTGCCAAAGCGTCAGGCAACTTAGTCCGACGGTGGCGTGGGATGCACGCGGCATCAGTAAAATGTTCGGTCTGACGGCGGCGGCGGCGGCGATGTACGTTACCGCAAAGCCGGAAAAACGCCTGGCGGCCAAAGCGATCCTTATTCCCGCCGCCTTTACCTCCTTCCTGCTCGGCGTGACTGAACCGCTGGAGTTCTCCTTTCTGTTCGTCGCACCACTGCTGTTTGTCGTTCACGCCGTCCTGACGGGTCTGGGTATGATGCTGTTTTCTGTCCTCGGCGTGCATGCGATTGGTGCCAACGGCATTATTGATTTTCTGCTTTACAACCTGCCGCTGGGTATTGAGAAATCCAACTGGCCGATGTACATCGCCGTTGGGTTGATCCTGTCGGTAATTTACTTCTTCGTCTTTCGTTTTCTGATTCTCTATTTCGATATGCCGACGCCAGGACGGGAATCCGACGAGGGAGAAACCCGTCTGTACTCCAAAACGGAATATCAGGCAAAAGCCCAGCAACAGCTCAAAGACGATGCGCGTCTCGTCGGCCTGACCATCATTGCCGGGCTTGGCGGCAAACCGAATATCGACGTGCTGGATAGTTGTTACACCCGTCTGCGCGTCACGGTGCTGGATCCCACCATTGTTGATGATCAACAACTCAAAACCACCGGCGCCAAAGCCGTTATCCGTCAGGGTAACCATGTCCAGGTGGTATACGGACTTCACGTCAAAACCCTACGCGAAGCAGTTGAAAACGCGCTTTAA